The DNA region AAGACCAACATTCAACACCTCCCCCAGCAATTGTGAGTGATGATATTGCAATAAAGCATATTGGAACGTTCCTTTTATCATGAAATGAGACTTAACATAATTAAACAATATTTATTTGAATTTTGTTTAAGCTGATAAAGATAATCAATTAGTCGATCACTTTCGCCAACACCAATATCTGCAACTTTTAGCTGCTCAATCAAATCGGCGATTTTATTGATATCCAATCGGTCGAGATACTCTTTAAAAGTGTCAAAAAGGTTCTTCTTCTGGCCACGATAGGCTTTTAATTTTGAATAAAACAAATGGTGAAAGTAAATTCTTGGCCATCTGTTTTCAGCAAATTCATCTAAAATTACTTGTAGCGCATCATCAGATTCGCCATCTATAAAATGAAGACAAAGCTCATGATCAATTAAGATAAACCCATCATCATCCATCATTAGGTTTGCCTTGTTATGATGCCCGCCCCTATCGGCATTCATAATCATACAATCAAAGGCAAATAAAGTTGCACAATCGTTAATACTAAAAGTCGATTTTTTAAGCCCCTCGCTAACCAAGCTAGCATTAATAAGTTTACTGCAGAAAGTTGTGCCCTGATGTTTGGTTTTAAGTTCCTCAACATCTTCCTTTAAAAGTGTGCTAAGAAATTTTGGGTCGGTTAAATTTACCAAGTAACTCTCTGGCGTATCTAAATCGAATTCTCGGGCAAGTTCACTACAAATAAACTCTTTTGCAATGTGGCAACTTTGAGCGATGTGATTTGGGGTAAATAATTTTACCACACAAGGGATCATTGATAAATCGTTTGAATTCTCGTCGATACAGGTAACGCTCCAAGGTTTTGTTGAACCACCCTTAAGTTTACCATCAAATCGTATCGGAGTTAATTTAATCAAGTCGCTTCTTTTCTCTAAAATAGATATTTTTTACCCTAAAAGAAATTTCAGCTTATAATTCGATTAAATTAAACCTTAAAAACTAAACTCTACTCACTGCAAATTTTAATAAAAGGCACGTTCCCGACGTAAATCCATACGTGTTACAAGCTCCAAATCCTCGTTAAAATCATGACTATAAATTTTAAATGTAATTTCCCACTCATCTTTTAACAGACCGGGAATAAAGCGACTGAAAATTTTTGTAAAAGCGGCGAAATTGATATCGGCTTTACAGATTACCAGATAAGAATGATCTGATTCGGCAATTACCTCTGCAATCTGTTTTTCCCACCTTGTGCAAATCTCATTTGGTAGGCGGTTATACGCTTGTGCATCTATCAGGTTTCCTGCGGCAACAATAAAATCATCATTCACCCACTCGCCTGTAAGTTTCTTCCATGCATTATTTTGTTTCTCAAAACTGCCCAAAAGTTCGCCATCCAATAAAATCTTCCAACATGCTTTGGTATCAAAACAAATTAATTGATAGGCTAAGGCGTTCGGATCATTTAAAGGATAAAAAAAGTCAAGCTCAATCATAAAACGGGTTGGTTTAGAATTACGAACAAATATAAAAAAGTAATTTTACTAAAAATAATAGTATTTATCAACATATAAAACAAGCTTTAAATTGCATTAATTAAGCTTTTTCGATAACTTTTCAACAATGTTAAATTACTAATATTTTTAGTATTAGATTTGTAATTGATTTATGTTGCAGCAAAAAAAGGATATTGTAGAGGCGCTTCAAAAGCAGATACTGTTGCTACAAGGTGTTAAACCTTCTGGCGAGGGAGGATTGCAGGATATCGGTCTGCCCCAAATTTGTAATGCTTTCCCCAATGGCATATTCCCATCGGGAGCCATCCATGAATTTTTGGGCTGCAATATGGAAGATGCGGCGGCAAGCGGCGGCTTTATTACGGCATTGATGGCAACATTGATGAGAACAGGCACCAATTGCATTTGGATCAGCACTAAAAGAACCCTTTATCCAGCTTCGCTGAACGCGTTTGGCATATCTCCGGACAGGCTGTTGTTTATCGATCTAAAATCGGAAAAAGATGTGCTTTGGGCAACGGAAGAAGCCCTTAAATGCAGTTCAATAGCTGTGGTTGTTTCTGAGCTCGACGAAATCAGCTTTGCACAATCGAGGCGGCTACAATTGGTGGTAGAGAAAAGCAGGGTTACAGGATTTCTCATCAGGCGAAATGCAGAAAAACTCAGCAATACCATTTGCGTAGCAAGATGGAAGATTAGTCCGCTGCCAAGCAGGGAAATTGATGATTTACCCGGGCTCGGCTTTCCCAATTGGCAGGTGGCGCTGTTAAAAGTGAGAAATGGCCTGCCGGGAAGTTGGAATGTATCGTACTTAAACGGTGCGTTTTGTGAGGAAATTCCTCAGGCGGAAAAGCAGTTTATTGAAGAAAAAAGACGGGAGGCAATATGATGCAAAAAAGATATATGTCTATTTGGTTCTCTCATTTGTTAACAGATTGGATCTGCCTGAAAAGACCCCAACTTAAAGATAAGCCTGTTATTTTTTCAATTAAAGCAGGAAACAGGATCATAGTGAGTGCAGCAAGCAGGCAAGCGGAAGAACTCGGTATTAATGTCGGTATGCCATTGGCCGATGCAAGGGCTATCCTTCCCGAGCTTGAAGTGCT from Pedobacter endophyticus includes:
- a CDS encoding HipA family kinase, which encodes MIKLTPIRFDGKLKGGSTKPWSVTCIDENSNDLSMIPCVVKLFTPNHIAQSCHIAKEFICSELAREFDLDTPESYLVNLTDPKFLSTLLKEDVEELKTKHQGTTFCSKLINASLVSEGLKKSTFSINDCATLFAFDCMIMNADRGGHHNKANLMMDDDGFILIDHELCLHFIDGESDDALQVILDEFAENRWPRIYFHHLFYSKLKAYRGQKKNLFDTFKEYLDRLDINKIADLIEQLKVADIGVGESDRLIDYLYQLKQNSNKYCLIMLSLIS
- a CDS encoding ImuA family protein, with translation MLQQKKDIVEALQKQILLLQGVKPSGEGGLQDIGLPQICNAFPNGIFPSGAIHEFLGCNMEDAAASGGFITALMATLMRTGTNCIWISTKRTLYPASLNAFGISPDRLLFIDLKSEKDVLWATEEALKCSSIAVVVSELDEISFAQSRRLQLVVEKSRVTGFLIRRNAEKLSNTICVARWKISPLPSREIDDLPGLGFPNWQVALLKVRNGLPGSWNVSYLNGAFCEEIPQAEKQFIEEKRREAI